The genomic segment TGGCGGACCGCCGAACGGCGTGCCGCCGCCGGGCGGCGGGGTCGCCTGGTCGGTGGTGGGCGCCGCTCCCGGCGGGGGCGGCGGCGGGGCGTCCTGTGCTGCCGCCCAGGGGCGGGGCGGACGGGCAGCGTCCTCGTTCATGCCTTCGATACTGCTGCCCCGGCCGCCCGAGCAGCCTCCGGACCCGACCCTGACCCCACCCTGAGATCCGCCGCCGGTGAAACTCCGGGGCGTCCCCGTGGTCCGGGGCCTCGCCGCCGTGTGACGATCTGAGCGTCGGTGCCGCCGGCACAACCGCCTCGACCTGGGAGCCTCCGATCAGCAGCACCCCCGCCCCGCACGCCCCGCGCCTCTACCGGGCCACCGACCACCGGCTGGCCGCCGGGGTGGCCGCGGGCATCGCCGAGCACCTGGGCATCCCGGTGCTGCGGGTACGCGTGGCGTTCATGGTGCTGCTCGGGCTGAGCGGGCTCGGGCTGCTGCTCTACGCCGCCTTCTGGGCGGTGGTCCCGCCCCGCCCCGGCGACACCGCCGTCCCGCCCCGTCGCGACCTCGCCCAGCTGCTGCCGTTCGTGGTGATCGGGCTCGGTGTGCTGCTGCTCCAGGTGGTCGCGTTCAACTCGGTGGGCGCGGCCGGCACCGCCGGCTGGCTGGTGGCGATCATCGCGGTCGGCGCCGGCGTCATCTGGCACCAGTCCGGCCCGGAACGCCGCCGGCAGTGGGGTGACTCGGCGGTGCCCTGGCTGGGCGCGGTGGTGGAGGAGAGCGACAGGCGCGCGTTTGTGCTGCGCTTCATCGGCGGCGGCGTACTCGTCGCGGTGGGCATCATCGGCGTGGCGGCCGTCTACTCGCCGGCGCAGAACTTCGACGCGGTGCTCAACGGCGTGATCTTCGCGCTGGTCGGGCTGGCCGGCGTGGGTGTGGTGACCGGTCCGGTGCTCTGGCGCACCTGGAACCAGCTCCGCTCGGAGCGGGAGGGCCGCATCCGTGAGCAGGAGCGCGCCGAACTGGCCGCGATGGTGCACGACCAGGTGCTGCACACGCTGGCCCTGATCCAGCGCAACGCCAGCGACGTCAAGACCGTCCAGCGGCTGGCCCGGGGTCAGGAGCGTTCGCTGCGCAACTGGCTCTACAAGCCGGCCGCGTCGCCCACGGAGCGCTTCGCCGCGGCCCTGGAGCAGGCCGCCGCCGAGGTCGAGGACACGTTCGCCATCACCGTCGAGGTGGTCGTGGTCGGCGATCGGGAGACCGACGAACGGGTGGGCGCGATCGTGGCCGCAGGCCGGGAGGCCCTGGTCAACGCGGCCCGGCACGCCGGCGTGCAGACCGTGTCGCTGTACGCCGAGGTGGAGCCGGAGCAGGTGAGCGTGTTCGTCCGGGACCGGGGCAAGGGCTTCGACCCGGATACGGTGGAGAATCACCGGCACGGCGTCCGGGGCTCGATCATCGGACGGATGAAACGGCACGGCGGCCGGGCGGAGATCCGGTCCGAGCCTGGGGAAGGGACCGAGGTCCGGCTGATCCTGCCGATCAGCGGCTCCGGATCCACGGCGGAAAGGGACAAGTGACATGTCCGAGCAGGAACCGGTCGAGGGTACGGCGCCGCGCGGGCCGCTGCGGGTGTTCCTCGTCGACGACCACGCGATGTTCCGGGCCGGCGTCCGCGCCGAGCTGGGGGCGCGCGTGGAGGTGGTCGGTGAGGCCAGCTCGGTGGCCGAGGCGGTGACCCGGATCGCCGCCACCGCGCCGGACGTGGTCCTGCTCGACGTGCACATGCCCGACGGCGGTGGCCGCGCGGTGCTGGAGGCGATGCGGCGTACCCACCCGCAGGTGCGGTTCCTGGCGCTGAGCGTCTCCGACGCCGCCGAGGACGTGATCGGCCTGATCCGCGCCGGCGCGCGGGGGTACGTCACGAAGACGATCTCGCCGGAGGAGCTGACCGACGCGATCCGGCGGGTGGCCGACGGCGACGCGGTGTTCAGCCCGCGGCTGGCCGGGTTCGTGCTCGACGCGTTCGCCTCCCGGCCGGACGCGCCGGTGGCCGACCCCGAGCTGGACCAGCTCACCAACCGCGAGCGCGAGGTGCTGCGGCTGCTCGCCCGGGGGTACGCGTACAAGGAGATCGCCAAGGAGCTCTACATCTCGATCAAGACGGTCGAGACGCACGTCTCCAACGTGTTGCGCAAGCTCCAGATGTCGAACCGGTACGAGCTCTCCCGCTGGGCCGCCGACCGCCGCCTGGTCTAGAAATCCCACGTCCGCCCGGGGGCGGGGCCTCGGCGGCCTCGTACCCCCGGGCGCCTCTGTCGCCCGCTCAGTCGGTGTGGCATCATCCGGACGGACAGAAAACGCGACAGTCGCGCGTCCGTGGGAGTCGCCCAGGCCGGCGCGGTGAACGTCACAACCCTCCCTGCCGCAGGGATGCTTGTCGACCTTTCTATGCCCGTCTTGCCTGTTCAGGGCCCTATCGTCCGTACGCTTTGTGATCTTTTCTCAAGTATCGGCAACGTGGCGAGCAACTAACGGCTTGATAACGGCACCTTCACGGAAAGGGCCGGTTGGTGTCACAGTGGCAGCACCTCACCCCCCGGTGTGAGGCATCTCGTCGGGCCTGCCGACCACGTGACGCCGCCATCAGCGCCGCCGCGTGGCCGACGGCCCTGCGCGATGTCTCGTCCAGGGTGTGGCGCCCGGCGGATCGGTACCCCTGGGGTGTCCCGAATTCCTCTGCGGTAAACCGGCTTCCTGCGGCTCGGGTCGCCGGTGGTGTCACCCCCAAAGACGTGCGTGAAACTCACGACGGAACCAGGTTAGAAAGAGGAGGCCCCTCGGAATGAGAGTCTCGAAGCGGGCGAGCGGCGCGCTCGCGGTGGGCGCGGCATTCGCGCTCGTCGCGTCCGGCTGCTCCAGCGGGAACAACGACGGTGGCGACGCCGGCGCCAGCTCGGACGGCGCCATCGTCATCGACGGCACCCAGCCGGAGAACCCCCTGGTTCCGGCGAACACCACCGAGACCGGTGGCGGCGCGATCATCGACTGGATGTGGAGCGGTCTGGTCGAGTACCCCAACAACGGTGGGGCGCCGCAGAACCTTCTCGCCGAGTCGATCGACACGAGCGACTCGAAGGTCTTCAAGATCAAGATCAAGCAGAACACCAAGTTCCACGACGGCACCACCGTCAAGGCCGAGAGCTTCGTCAAGGCCTGGAACTGGGCGGCGTACGGCCCGAACGGCGCGCAGAACGCCTCCTTCTTCTCCGACATCCAGGGCTTCGACGAGGTCTACACCGAGGACCCGGACGGCCCGGAGGGCCCGCAGAAGGCTCCGGAGCCGAAGGCCAAGGAGATGTCCGGCCTGAAGGTCGTCGACGAGTGGAACTTCGAGGTCACGCTCACCGCGCCGACCGCCGTGTTCCCGACCAAGCTCGGCTACAGCGCCTTCGTGCCGCTGCCGGACGCGTTCTTCTCGTCCGACCCGGCGACGTTCGGCAAGAAGCCGATCGGTAACGGCCCGGTCAAGCTCGTCTCCTGGCAGGACGACGTCGAGATCAAGCTGACCCGCTTCGACGACTACAGCCTGCGCGACAAGATGAAGATCAAGGACGTCACCGTCAAGATCTACCAGGACGACACGGCGGCGTACAACGACCTGCTCGCCGGCAACCTGGACTTCCAGCAGCAGGTTCCGGTCTCCGCGCTGGCCGGTGAGAAGTGGAAGACCGACCTGGGCGAGCGGGCCATGGCCTCGACCACCCCGTCGACCGGCATCATCGCCTTCCCGATCTACGACAAGCGCTTCCAGAACCCGAAGCTGCGCAAGGCGATCTCGCTGTCCATCGACCGGCAGTCGATCACCGACAAGATCTTCTTCGGTACCCGCAAGCCGGCCGACAGCTGGGCCAACCCGCTGACCCCGGGCGCCGAGCCGGGCAACTGCACCGCCTGCAAGTTCGACGTGGAAGAGGCCAAGAAGCTCCTCGCCGAGGCCGGTGGCTTCCAGGGCAAGCTGACCCTGTCGTACAACGCGGACGCCAGCCACAAGGAGTGGATGGAGGCCGTCGCCCAGCAGATCAAGACCAACCTGGGCATCGACGCGGTCGCCGTCGGCGTGCCGACCTTCGCGGTCTTCCGCGCCAACATCAACGCCTACAAGATGACCGGCGCGTACCGGGCCGGCTGGCAGCAGGACTACCCGGACGTCGAGAACTGGATCAACCCGCTCTACGTCACCGGTGGTTCCTCGAACGACGGCAAGTACAGCAACTCGCAGGTGGACGCCCTCGCCAAGGAGGCCACCGCGGCCCCCAGCATCGAGGAGGCCCACAAGAAGTTCGCTGAGGCCGTCAAGATCATCGACCAGGAAGTCCCGTCGATGCCGATCTACTTCGGTGGCCAGCAGTCCGGCCACTCGGAGAAGATCAAGAAGCTCGAGCTGACCAACGTCGGCGAGCTCGACATCACCTCGGTCGAGCTCTGATCCGAACGCTCTGACCCCGGGTCGGGCTCGCCTACCGGTGAGCCCGACCCGGGGCCGTTCCGCGAGGGGGTGTACAACGAACCCCTCGCAACGTTGTCGCCGCCGCGCCGGCCCG from the Micromonospora sp. WMMA1947 genome contains:
- a CDS encoding response regulator transcription factor, with the protein product MSEQEPVEGTAPRGPLRVFLVDDHAMFRAGVRAELGARVEVVGEASSVAEAVTRIAATAPDVVLLDVHMPDGGGRAVLEAMRRTHPQVRFLALSVSDAAEDVIGLIRAGARGYVTKTISPEELTDAIRRVADGDAVFSPRLAGFVLDAFASRPDAPVADPELDQLTNREREVLRLLARGYAYKEIAKELYISIKTVETHVSNVLRKLQMSNRYELSRWAADRRLV
- a CDS encoding ATP-binding protein is translated as MSSTPAPHAPRLYRATDHRLAAGVAAGIAEHLGIPVLRVRVAFMVLLGLSGLGLLLYAAFWAVVPPRPGDTAVPPRRDLAQLLPFVVIGLGVLLLQVVAFNSVGAAGTAGWLVAIIAVGAGVIWHQSGPERRRQWGDSAVPWLGAVVEESDRRAFVLRFIGGGVLVAVGIIGVAAVYSPAQNFDAVLNGVIFALVGLAGVGVVTGPVLWRTWNQLRSEREGRIREQERAELAAMVHDQVLHTLALIQRNASDVKTVQRLARGQERSLRNWLYKPAASPTERFAAALEQAAAEVEDTFAITVEVVVVGDRETDERVGAIVAAGREALVNAARHAGVQTVSLYAEVEPEQVSVFVRDRGKGFDPDTVENHRHGVRGSIIGRMKRHGGRAEIRSEPGEGTEVRLILPISGSGSTAERDK
- a CDS encoding ABC transporter substrate-binding protein: MRVSKRASGALAVGAAFALVASGCSSGNNDGGDAGASSDGAIVIDGTQPENPLVPANTTETGGGAIIDWMWSGLVEYPNNGGAPQNLLAESIDTSDSKVFKIKIKQNTKFHDGTTVKAESFVKAWNWAAYGPNGAQNASFFSDIQGFDEVYTEDPDGPEGPQKAPEPKAKEMSGLKVVDEWNFEVTLTAPTAVFPTKLGYSAFVPLPDAFFSSDPATFGKKPIGNGPVKLVSWQDDVEIKLTRFDDYSLRDKMKIKDVTVKIYQDDTAAYNDLLAGNLDFQQQVPVSALAGEKWKTDLGERAMASTTPSTGIIAFPIYDKRFQNPKLRKAISLSIDRQSITDKIFFGTRKPADSWANPLTPGAEPGNCTACKFDVEEAKKLLAEAGGFQGKLTLSYNADASHKEWMEAVAQQIKTNLGIDAVAVGVPTFAVFRANINAYKMTGAYRAGWQQDYPDVENWINPLYVTGGSSNDGKYSNSQVDALAKEATAAPSIEEAHKKFAEAVKIIDQEVPSMPIYFGGQQSGHSEKIKKLELTNVGELDITSVEL